Part of the Sporomusa termitida genome, ATAGCCATTTTATTTGCTTTATTAAGCCTGGGGATTGTCAAGGCAGCGCAATTGCAAATGGTCACCGGTTTTTTACTTAAGCATATGGCGTTCTTTTTTATACCCATTACCGTAGGCCTGATGAACTACTGGGATTTCTTTTGCGTTAATGGAATCGGATTGTTTGGATCAATGGCAGTGAGCTTGCTGATTGCATTTCTGGTTTTTAGGATAACCGGGCCAAAAGAGAAAAAGGGAGAATAAAGAAGATGGACTATATAACTACATTGTTACTGATTATACTGACTTTCGCGGCCTATTTGTTCAGCCGTTTTCTGTTTATGCGCTACCAAAACCCCTTGCTGAATGTAGTTATTATAAGCTCGGCATTCATTGTGGCCGTTCTGTTTACCCTGCATTTGCCTTATGCGGCTTACCGGCCGGGGAAGGAGATTATGACAATTCTACTGGGGCCGGCCACGGTTGCTTTGGCAGT contains:
- a CDS encoding CidA/LrgA family protein is translated as MALKLKAITWQLCVLSLISFTGDSIVQWFHLPLPGSVLGIAILFALLSLGIVKAAQLQMVTGFLLKHMAFFFIPITVGLMNYWDFFCVNGIGLFGSMAVSLLIAFLVFRITGPKEKKGE